The proteins below are encoded in one region of Silene latifolia isolate original U9 population chromosome 2, ASM4854445v1, whole genome shotgun sequence:
- the LOC141631974 gene encoding F-box/FBD/LRR-repeat protein At1g13570-like — MGKVRKSKRQKKPDVPSDLITELPRHVIDVIMEHLPLYDVARMSVLSHKWLNIWRSIPKLVFDTQFFKQVFNKTTLTKVNTLEFYNIVSRILLQHSGQILRFHVNIPRITSCPDLTPWIYYLSKNGVSDICIQNQYQSPHKLSSHIFSCGNLEKLKLQSCIINPPHNFKGFGKMTCLDLDKTSLSSKAFKILIRGSPLLQELRLTNFNRMQNVKIIAPNLCHLVVDGPFKKLYVRNAEKLVSAVICLQNHVEVSHQDRLRVLLQALATSSKLQKLAFGGHFVKTIYGMILRAPTFEKLKNLELSSIHLNEVKEFCSIISIIQKCPAIERLNISVSTSKNESDHQLEYNSSFVLQRLCYANVKICNGSNMELRLIEFLLKCSPILKELSITASANSKRAFTQPVMFELVSFYRASQNVKIRCLSSVIDVSSSDSSSDDDDDSSKDDDSSEDYSDSD, encoded by the exons ATGGGTAAAGTACGTAAGTCGAAGCGACAAAAGAAACCCGATGTTCCTTCAGACTTAATTACGGAGTTGCCAAGACATGTAATCGATGTGATCATGGAACACTTACCCCTTTACGATGTTGCAAGAATGTCGGTTCTGTCACACAAGTGGCTCAACATTTGGAGATCAATTCCGAAACTTGTATTTGATACTCAATTTTTCAAGCAGGTCTTTAATAAGACAACCCTAACAAAAGTCAACACCCTTGAATTTTACAACATTGTGAGCAGAATACTTCTTCAACATTCGGGTCAGATTCTCCGGTTCCACGTGAACATTCCCCGTATTACATCCTGTCCGGATCTTACTCCATGGATATATTACTTGTCGAAAAATGGTGTTTCAGACATTTGCATTCAAAATCAGTATCAGAGTCCTCATAAGTTGAGCTCTCACATTTTCTCCTGCGGCAACCTTGAAAAACTGAAGCTTCAGTCTTGTATAATTAATCCTCCTCATAACTTTAAGGGTTTTGGAAAGATGACGTGTCTCGACCTTGATAAAACCTCGCTTTCTTCAAAAGCATTTAAAATTCTTATTCGGGGTAGCCCACTTCTGCAAGAATTAAGATTAACGAACTTCAATCGTATGCAGAACGTTAAAATAATTGCTCCTAATCTTTGTCATTTGGTTGTGGATGGCCCGTTTAAAAAACTCTACGTGAGAAATGCTGAAAAATTGGTGTCAGCTGTTATTTGTTTACAGAATCATGTCGAAGTCAGTCACCAGGACCGTTTACGTGTCCTGCTCCAGGCTCTGGCAACTTCGTCTAAGCTGCAGAAACTTGCTTTCGGGGGTCACTTTGTCAAG acaATTTATGGAATGATCTTGCGGGCTCCAACTTTTGAGAAACTGAAAAACCTTGAGTTATCGTCCATCCATTTGAACGAAGTTAAGGAATTTTGTTCGATTATAAGCATCATCCAAAAGTGTCCTGCCATTGAAAGGCTAAACATCTCT GTTTCGACGAGCAAAAATGAGTCGGATCATCAGTTAGAATACAATTCCAGCTTCGTTCTGCAGCGTCTCTGTTATGCAAATGTTAAAATTTGTAATGGCTCTAATATGGAGCTCAGGTTGATTGAATTCTTGCTGAAATGCTCCCCTATCTTGAAAGAGTTATCGATTACTGCATCCGCTAACAGCAAACGTGCGTTTACACAACCGGTGATGTTTGAGTTGGTTTCTTTTTATAGAGCGTCACAGAATGTGAAAATCAGATGCCTTTCTTCTGTCATCGACGTTTCTTCTAGTGATTCTTcttctgatgatgatgatgattcttCTAAGGATGATGATTCTTCTGAGGATTATTCCGATTCTGATTAG